A region of Faecalibacterium taiwanense DNA encodes the following proteins:
- a CDS encoding LytTR family DNA-binding domain-containing protein yields the protein MVFHIAVCSPDAALRSGLERQCMEYFARRQDACIVQQLPDADALLRRDTEGERFDLYLIELGAVAAPAGLSAAAELRRRGRRAPLAFAARTPAHAYSAFRVDAMQYLLLPVHQQELSALLARATEPEYGPAMTVVTAEGLRALAYAQIEYLECTHHVVHFHLLSGEDVVSLSLRVSFAEVAKPLLEDGRFLQPHRSYVVNLAAAQLLTAGELQMCSGARIPIPRGREGAVREAFRSWIDR from the coding sequence ATGGTATTTCACATTGCGGTATGCAGCCCGGACGCGGCCTTGCGCAGTGGGCTGGAACGCCAGTGCATGGAATATTTTGCCCGGCGGCAGGATGCGTGCATCGTGCAGCAGCTGCCGGATGCAGATGCGCTGCTGCGCCGGGACACCGAGGGAGAACGGTTTGACCTGTATCTCATCGAGCTGGGCGCTGTAGCGGCCCCGGCAGGGCTTTCGGCGGCTGCGGAGCTGCGCCGCCGGGGCCGCAGGGCTCCGCTGGCCTTTGCGGCCCGCACACCGGCCCACGCCTACAGTGCTTTCCGGGTGGATGCCATGCAGTATCTGCTTCTGCCGGTGCACCAGCAGGAGCTTTCGGCCCTGCTTGCCCGCGCCACCGAGCCGGAGTACGGCCCGGCAATGACCGTTGTCACCGCCGAAGGCCTGCGGGCGCTGGCCTATGCGCAGATCGAATATCTGGAGTGCACCCACCATGTGGTGCACTTCCATCTGCTCAGCGGCGAGGATGTGGTGTCCCTTTCGCTGCGGGTGTCCTTTGCCGAGGTAGCAAAGCCGCTGCTGGAAGACGGGCGTTTTTTGCAGCCGCACCGCTCCTATGTGGTCAATCTGGCGGCGGCACAGCTGCTGACGGCGGGCGAGCTGCAGATGTGCAGCGGTGCGCGCATCCCCATCCCGCGCGGACGGGAGGGTGCAGTGCGCGAAGCCTTCCGCAGCTGGATCGACCGGTAA